One Armatimonadota bacterium DNA segment encodes these proteins:
- a CDS encoding efflux RND transporter periplasmic adaptor subunit → MRRVALVLLLAGLAGLGAWRALGALQPRQGAQAPAPRLPSAGSRVVVVRTEPARLHPVVVRATYVGEVQASGTADVYPRISGVIQEVRVREGDVVRAGQVLAVLDPRELRYQVEQARAAVRTQEVAVRQAEAAVQTQRMQVEQARASLQAQRARLAQLLAGAAPEQIRQAEEQVRQAQAAVEYSRAQLRRVEELYQQGFVAQQAVDAARTDLAVQEARLRAAEEQLKLLRRGPSAEEVEVARSQVRQAEAAVRQAEAQLRQAGVALQHAQSTLVQVRTNLRQAESLLEERLIRAPVSGVAASLAVDPGDSITPATRLVQLLRVSPAEITLSVPEQELGRIRPGMEAAVRVDAFPGRTFSGRVSRTGPVLSPETRTATVRVELPNADFSLRPGMTARVELVLARRERAVTVPVHAVVEEGGARVVFVVEGGVARARAVALGISDGERVEVVRGVRVGEAVVVAGQEVLRDGMPVRPADQPVRERRRP, encoded by the coding sequence GTGCGCAGGGTGGCTCTGGTTTTGCTGCTCGCGGGCTTGGCGGGCCTCGGGGCATGGCGGGCCCTGGGGGCCTTGCAGCCCCGGCAAGGGGCGCAGGCCCCGGCTCCTCGATTGCCCTCAGCTGGCTCCCGGGTCGTGGTGGTGCGGACGGAGCCCGCCCGCCTCCACCCCGTGGTGGTTCGGGCCACGTACGTGGGGGAAGTCCAGGCCTCCGGGACCGCGGACGTGTACCCCCGAATCTCGGGCGTGATCCAAGAGGTGCGGGTCCGGGAAGGGGACGTGGTGCGGGCCGGCCAGGTCCTGGCGGTGCTGGACCCCCGGGAGCTGCGCTACCAAGTAGAGCAGGCCCGGGCCGCGGTGCGAACCCAGGAGGTGGCGGTTCGGCAGGCGGAGGCCGCGGTCCAGACCCAACGCATGCAGGTGGAGCAGGCCCGCGCGAGCCTCCAGGCCCAGCGGGCCCGGCTCGCGCAGCTGCTGGCGGGGGCTGCACCCGAGCAGATCCGGCAGGCGGAAGAGCAGGTACGGCAGGCCCAGGCCGCGGTGGAGTACAGCCGCGCGCAGCTTCGGCGCGTGGAGGAGCTGTACCAGCAGGGGTTCGTGGCGCAGCAGGCGGTGGACGCGGCCCGCACGGATCTTGCGGTCCAGGAAGCCCGGCTGCGGGCCGCCGAGGAACAGCTGAAGCTGCTGCGGCGCGGGCCTTCCGCGGAGGAGGTGGAGGTGGCCCGCTCCCAGGTGCGGCAGGCGGAGGCGGCGGTGCGCCAGGCGGAGGCCCAGCTGCGGCAAGCCGGGGTGGCGTTGCAGCACGCGCAAAGCACCCTCGTCCAGGTCCGCACGAACCTCCGGCAGGCGGAAAGCCTCCTCGAGGAGCGCCTCATCCGGGCTCCGGTGAGCGGGGTGGCGGCCTCCCTCGCGGTGGACCCCGGGGACAGCATCACCCCCGCCACCCGCCTCGTGCAGCTGCTGCGGGTCTCTCCCGCGGAGATCACCCTCTCCGTCCCGGAGCAGGAGCTCGGGCGGATCCGCCCGGGCATGGAGGCGGCGGTGCGGGTGGACGCCTTTCCCGGGCGCACCTTCTCCGGCCGGGTTTCCCGCACGGGACCGGTGCTGAGTCCGGAGACCCGGACGGCCACGGTCCGGGTGGAATTGCCGAACGCGGACTTCTCCCTGCGGCCCGGAATGACCGCCCGGGTGGAGCTGGTGTTGGCCCGGCGGGAACGGGCGGTCACCGTCCCGGTCCACGCGGTGGTGGAGGAAGGGGGCGCGCGGGTGGTGTTCGTGGTGGAGGGAGGAGTCGCCCGGGCCCGGGCCGTGGCGCTGGGGATCTCGGACGGGGAGCGGGTGGAGGTGGTGCGGGGCGTGCGGGTGGGGGAGGCCGTGGTGGTGGCCGGTCAGGAAGTGCTGCGGGACGGGATGCCCGTGCGGCCCGCGGATCAACCCGTGCGGGAACGGAGGCGGCCATGA
- a CDS encoding response regulator transcription factor: protein MLKILVVEDEPEIARLLRSYLEREGYTVVLARDGEAALRAFEEVSPDLVVLDLMLPRLDGWQVMRGIREASRVPVIMLTARDGVEDKVTGLELGADDYVTKPFSPREVVARVRAVLRRNRWGGREEARFGDLHINYLTREVRWKDRTICLTPTEWRLLEVLSTHPGQVFTRLQLIERIYGYSYEGLERTVDAHIKNLRQKIEPDPREPRYVLTVYGVGYKFARHPDGG from the coding sequence ATGTTGAAGATTTTGGTGGTGGAGGACGAGCCGGAGATCGCCCGGCTCCTGCGGTCGTACCTGGAGCGGGAGGGATATACGGTGGTCCTGGCCCGGGATGGGGAGGCGGCCCTGCGGGCCTTCGAGGAAGTGAGCCCGGATCTCGTGGTGCTGGATTTGATGCTTCCACGTCTCGACGGGTGGCAGGTGATGCGGGGCATCCGGGAGGCCTCCCGGGTTCCCGTGATCATGCTCACGGCCCGGGATGGGGTGGAGGACAAGGTGACGGGGCTGGAGCTGGGGGCGGACGACTACGTCACCAAGCCCTTCAGTCCCCGGGAAGTGGTGGCCCGGGTTCGGGCAGTGTTGCGCCGCAACCGGTGGGGCGGGCGGGAGGAGGCCCGCTTCGGCGATCTCCACATCAACTACCTCACCCGGGAGGTCCGCTGGAAGGATCGAACGATTTGCCTCACGCCCACGGAGTGGCGGCTCCTGGAAGTTCTGAGCACGCATCCCGGCCAGGTGTTCACCCGCTTGCAGCTCATCGAGCGGATCTACGGGTATTCGTACGAAGGGCTGGAGCGCACCGTCGACGCCCACATCAAGAACCTGCGGCAGAAGATCGAGCCGGATCCCCGGGAGCCCCGGTACGTGCTCACCGTGTACGGGGTGGGATACAAGTTCGCGAGGCATCCGGATGGCGGATGA
- a CDS encoding VWA domain-containing protein: protein MRFLWPEALWGLLLVSLGGVGYLRAVRARSTRATALSSFPYLRATPGLRGSAHLPAGLYLLALLVVILALARPQLPWPVPARWPVVLILDVSRSMEETDIRPSRLEAAKRAAQDFVRALPGGVQVAVVTFGNYASVVVPLTPDRGRVLEGIAGISTQLRTQLGNGLVEGVRAVTPEGDPPLRPDPPRAIAILLSDGRASDGIPPLEAARFARERGVRVYTVGIATRADASQLRSGYWGVLDEETLRAIAAQTGGRYYHTTSARELRAAYRDLARTVGWTRRMEEVTGLGTLLAGLFLLLAMLLHVRRAPLEGLPFTPRPRRPGATGP from the coding sequence ATGCGGTTTCTGTGGCCTGAGGCCCTGTGGGGCCTGCTCCTCGTGTCTCTGGGAGGTGTGGGATACCTCCGGGCGGTGCGCGCTCGGTCCACCCGCGCCACCGCCCTCTCCTCCTTCCCCTACCTCCGGGCCACTCCAGGGCTCCGCGGGAGCGCCCACCTCCCCGCGGGCCTGTACCTCCTTGCCCTCCTCGTGGTGATCCTGGCCCTTGCCCGACCTCAACTTCCCTGGCCGGTTCCTGCTCGCTGGCCCGTGGTCCTCATCCTGGACGTGAGCCGCAGCATGGAGGAGACGGACATCCGGCCCAGCCGTCTCGAGGCGGCCAAGCGGGCGGCCCAGGATTTCGTTCGGGCCCTGCCCGGAGGCGTGCAGGTGGCCGTGGTCACCTTCGGCAACTACGCCAGCGTGGTGGTCCCCCTCACCCCGGATCGGGGACGCGTCCTGGAGGGGATCGCGGGGATCTCCACGCAGCTGCGGACGCAGCTGGGCAATGGCCTCGTGGAGGGTGTCCGGGCCGTGACTCCGGAGGGCGATCCCCCGCTTCGGCCGGATCCGCCTCGGGCCATCGCCATCCTCCTCTCGGACGGCCGGGCCAGCGACGGGATCCCACCCCTAGAGGCGGCCCGGTTCGCGCGGGAGCGGGGGGTACGGGTGTACACGGTCGGGATCGCCACCCGGGCGGATGCCTCGCAGTTGCGCAGCGGGTACTGGGGGGTGCTGGACGAGGAGACGCTCCGGGCCATTGCCGCACAGACGGGCGGGCGCTACTACCACACCACCTCCGCCCGGGAACTCCGGGCCGCCTACCGAGACCTCGCCCGGACCGTCGGGTGGACCCGCCGGATGGAGGAAGTGACCGGCTTGGGGACCCTGCTCGCCGGCCTCTTCCTCCTCCTCGCGATGCTCCTCCACGTGCGCCGCGCTCCGCTGGAGGGCCTTCCGTTCACCCCTCGGCCGCGGAGGCCCGGCGCAACCGGTCCATGA
- a CDS encoding YceI family protein — translation MPRIFACSLLLATLAFAAWPRVLAAPASGVERYVVVSSESEARYRVGETFLGDNRFNEAVGRTREVRGEIWVNRQNPAASRVGPIEVDISTLQSDSPRRDNAIRQRWLQSARYPKARFVSTEIRDAPATYREGQWVSVRVVGNLTVREVTRPVTWEARVRLLGTELRAEATTTIRMTDFGFQPPTILGFVRAENEAKLELDLVARREGR, via the coding sequence ATGCCGCGCATCTTCGCCTGTTCCCTGCTTCTCGCGACGCTCGCGTTCGCGGCGTGGCCGAGGGTTCTGGCAGCGCCCGCCTCCGGAGTGGAGCGGTACGTGGTGGTCTCCTCGGAGTCGGAGGCCCGCTACCGGGTTGGGGAGACGTTCCTGGGCGATAACCGGTTCAACGAGGCCGTGGGCCGGACCCGGGAGGTCCGGGGGGAGATCTGGGTGAATCGCCAGAACCCCGCGGCAAGCCGCGTGGGCCCCATCGAGGTGGACATCAGCACCCTGCAGTCCGATAGCCCTCGCCGGGACAACGCCATCCGCCAGCGGTGGCTCCAGTCCGCCCGGTATCCCAAGGCGCGGTTCGTCTCCACGGAGATCCGGGACGCTCCGGCCACGTACCGGGAAGGGCAGTGGGTGAGCGTGCGGGTTGTGGGGAACCTCACCGTCCGGGAAGTGACCCGGCCGGTGACGTGGGAGGCCAGGGTGCGCCTGCTCGGGACGGAGCTGCGCGCGGAGGCCACCACCACCATCCGCATGACGGACTTCGGGTTCCAGCCGCCCACCATCCTGGGGTTCGTGCGGGCGGAGAACGAGGCGAAGCTGGAGCTGGACCTGGTGGCGCGGCGGGAGGGCCGGTAG
- a CDS encoding trypsin-like peptidase domain-containing protein: protein MHRIGALRKALLALVCLGALSGVSRAQPVDRYALFERVRPAVAIVRTFSEGRRSTGTAFFIQPHVALTASHVVRGRERIVLESRSAGEREAHLVGYDARRDVAVLRVEDASPLPFLELADSATVRPGDFVAVVGSPRGGPVGLTAGHVLATGSTLPGLVPGILIRTSVAVVPGHSGSPMVNLHGQVVGLVIAVSTRPGEEGGLAVASAVIRQILPELLAGTRRERAWIGIVGMTLDPELARRRGFPVRRGVLVLDVVPNSPAEAVGLRADRPEGPMGDVIVAADGREITQWEDLLLVLGEREPGQRLRLGVVRGGERVVVEMVLAARP from the coding sequence ATGCACCGAATAGGGGCACTCCGGAAGGCGCTCCTCGCCCTCGTCTGCCTCGGGGCCCTCTCCGGGGTCTCGCGCGCCCAGCCCGTTGACCGGTACGCGCTCTTCGAGCGGGTGCGGCCCGCGGTGGCCATCGTGCGGACCTTCTCCGAGGGCCGCCGCTCCACGGGTACGGCGTTCTTCATCCAGCCCCACGTGGCCCTCACCGCTTCCCACGTGGTGCGGGGTCGGGAGCGCATCGTGCTGGAGAGTCGGTCCGCGGGAGAGCGGGAGGCTCACCTCGTGGGCTACGACGCCCGCCGGGACGTGGCGGTCCTGCGGGTGGAGGACGCCTCGCCGCTTCCCTTCCTCGAGCTCGCGGACTCCGCAACCGTACGGCCCGGGGACTTCGTGGCGGTGGTCGGATCTCCCCGGGGCGGCCCCGTGGGGCTGACCGCGGGCCACGTGCTCGCCACGGGCTCCACGCTTCCCGGACTCGTACCGGGCATCCTCATCCGCACCAGCGTTGCCGTGGTCCCGGGCCACTCCGGGAGCCCGATGGTGAACCTGCACGGGCAGGTGGTGGGGCTCGTCATCGCCGTCTCCACCCGTCCCGGGGAGGAGGGAGGACTCGCGGTGGCGAGCGCGGTGATCCGCCAGATCCTCCCGGAGCTCCTGGCCGGGACCCGGCGAGAGCGGGCGTGGATCGGGATCGTGGGGATGACCCTGGATCCGGAACTGGCCCGGCGGAGGGGATTCCCCGTGCGCCGCGGCGTGCTGGTCCTGGACGTGGTCCCCAACAGCCCTGCGGAGGCCGTGGGGCTGCGGGCGGACCGGCCAGAGGGGCCCATGGGGGACGTGATCGTCGCCGCGGACGGCCGCGAGATCACCCAGTGGGAAGACCTGCTCCTGGTCCTGGGAGAGCGCGAGCCGGGACAGAGGCTGCGGCTCGGGGTGGTGCGGGGCGGGGAGCGGGTGGTGGTGGAGATGGTGCTGGCCGCACGCCCCTAG
- a CDS encoding ATP-binding protein yields the protein MADDGQIRRRGWTLRAQLSLAFVLVAVASVALVGLWAQYIMDRQFTRFLERVRRGEVTWITEQPPQVRELFYSTVQPGWTRRLFYASRRKFLRAFNASLWLGGATAAAVAILAGVWLAHRITRPLMELRYAAGRIAAGDLGQHVRPGPGEIGDLAQAFNAMAARLAANERLRREFLAAVAHELRTPLSVVQANLESFLDGVAEPTPERIAALHTQCALLNRLIGDLRDLSLAEAGQLPLHRVPTDLGALCASCVEGLQPWAEERGVRVELEAPAGLVAEVDPDRIRQVVQNLLHNAIRFTREGGTVRVRVSRTAAHRVRITLEDEGPGIPPDELPYIFEPFYRAERSRSRETGGSGLGLAVVRRLVEAHGGEVRAENRDPVGARFVVELPS from the coding sequence ATGGCGGATGACGGGCAGATCCGCAGGCGGGGGTGGACACTGCGGGCGCAGCTCAGCCTGGCCTTCGTGCTGGTCGCCGTCGCCTCCGTGGCGCTGGTGGGGCTGTGGGCCCAGTACATCATGGACCGGCAATTCACCCGTTTCCTGGAGCGGGTGCGCCGGGGCGAGGTGACCTGGATCACGGAGCAGCCCCCGCAGGTCCGGGAGCTCTTCTACAGCACCGTGCAGCCCGGCTGGACCCGCAGGCTCTTCTACGCCTCCCGACGGAAGTTCCTGCGGGCCTTCAACGCGTCCCTGTGGCTGGGAGGCGCCACGGCCGCGGCGGTCGCCATCCTGGCAGGCGTGTGGCTCGCGCACCGGATCACGCGGCCACTCATGGAGCTGCGATACGCCGCGGGCCGCATCGCGGCAGGGGACCTGGGGCAGCACGTGCGGCCCGGGCCCGGGGAGATCGGGGACCTCGCCCAGGCCTTCAACGCCATGGCCGCCCGTCTCGCGGCCAACGAGCGACTGCGGCGGGAGTTCCTGGCCGCGGTGGCCCACGAGCTGCGCACCCCCCTCTCCGTTGTCCAGGCGAACCTGGAATCCTTCCTGGACGGCGTGGCAGAGCCGACCCCGGAGCGCATCGCAGCCCTGCACACGCAGTGCGCGCTCCTCAACCGCCTCATCGGCGACCTCCGGGATCTCAGCCTGGCGGAGGCCGGGCAGCTTCCCCTCCACCGGGTCCCGACGGATCTCGGAGCCCTGTGCGCCTCCTGCGTGGAGGGCCTGCAGCCCTGGGCCGAGGAGCGGGGAGTCCGGGTGGAGCTGGAGGCTCCCGCGGGCCTGGTGGCGGAGGTGGATCCCGACCGCATCCGGCAGGTGGTGCAGAACCTCCTGCACAACGCCATCCGGTTTACCCGTGAGGGAGGTACCGTGCGGGTTCGGGTGTCCCGGACGGCCGCGCACCGCGTGCGGATCACGCTCGAGGACGAAGGGCCGGGAATCCCTCCCGATGAGCTTCCCTATATCTTCGAGCCCTTCTACCGGGCAGAGCGGTCCAGGTCCCGGGAGACGGGGGGGAGCGGGTTGGGGCTCGCGGTGGTGCGGAGGCTCGTGGAAGCCCACGGGGGGGAGGTGCGGGCGGAGAACCGGGACCCCGTAGGCGCCCGGTTCGTGGTGGAACTCCCGTCCTGA
- a CDS encoding DUF6152 family protein, protein MRIGRGRWALLAVLLLSQGAYAHHGWSQYDPERFLELTGTVREASFEHPHAVVRLEMRQKVWAVVLPPPTRAERLGLTPQTLRPGTRVTVVGHPHRTHPDEVRALRIVLEGRTIPLR, encoded by the coding sequence ATGCGAATCGGAAGGGGACGGTGGGCCCTACTGGCCGTACTGCTCCTGAGTCAGGGGGCGTACGCGCACCACGGGTGGAGCCAGTATGATCCAGAACGGTTCCTGGAGCTCACCGGCACGGTGCGGGAAGCGAGCTTCGAGCATCCGCACGCCGTCGTGCGGCTGGAGATGCGGCAGAAGGTGTGGGCGGTGGTGCTCCCGCCACCCACCCGCGCGGAACGGCTGGGGCTGACCCCGCAGACCCTGCGGCCGGGCACGAGGGTCACGGTGGTCGGCCACCCGCACCGGACCCACCCGGACGAGGTGCGGGCCCTGCGGATCGTCCTGGAGGGGCGGACGATCCCCCTGCGATGA
- a CDS encoding VWA domain-containing protein — translation MRFLWPALLWGMLLVPLGGWVYLRASRRRAPRAIAHPLLELAASAERRGKARHLPAGLYLAALAGSLLALGRPVVPLPVPADRSAVVLSMDVSGSMRSQDILPSRLEAAKEAAKSFVRSLPPRIPVGLVAFGGYALLLVRPTTDREELVESIDRLEFLPRTAIGEGLLEAVAALPGRGRPDRTGSVPRRPPGGWPPGVVVLLSDGRSNTGIDPLEAARLARAQGVTVYTVGVGQPFTGSDAWTIGGPLDEETLKEIARITGGTYHHASSARALREIYRRLARVVGWEQRPTEVTGLVALVGTVLLAAAVATSARVWRLER, via the coding sequence GTGAGGTTCCTGTGGCCCGCGCTTCTGTGGGGAATGCTCCTGGTTCCGCTGGGAGGCTGGGTGTACCTGCGGGCCAGCCGGAGACGTGCTCCACGGGCTATCGCCCACCCCCTCCTCGAGTTGGCCGCGTCTGCGGAGAGGAGAGGAAAAGCCCGCCATCTCCCCGCGGGCCTGTACCTCGCGGCCCTGGCAGGTTCCCTCCTCGCCCTCGGCCGGCCCGTGGTCCCCCTCCCGGTCCCCGCGGACCGCTCGGCCGTCGTGCTCAGCATGGACGTGAGCGGAAGCATGCGCTCCCAAGACATCCTCCCCTCCCGGCTCGAGGCCGCCAAGGAGGCGGCGAAGTCCTTCGTGCGGAGCCTTCCCCCGCGGATCCCCGTGGGGCTCGTGGCCTTCGGCGGCTACGCCCTGTTGCTCGTCCGACCCACCACGGATCGGGAGGAGCTGGTGGAGAGCATTGACCGGCTCGAGTTCCTGCCCCGTACCGCCATCGGGGAGGGGTTGCTGGAGGCCGTAGCAGCCCTCCCAGGCAGGGGTCGGCCGGATCGGACCGGATCCGTGCCCCGGAGGCCTCCTGGAGGTTGGCCGCCCGGGGTGGTGGTGCTCCTCTCGGACGGCCGCAGCAACACGGGGATCGATCCGTTGGAGGCCGCCCGCCTGGCCCGGGCTCAGGGGGTGACCGTGTACACCGTGGGGGTGGGCCAGCCCTTTACCGGCTCCGACGCCTGGACCATCGGCGGTCCCCTGGACGAGGAGACCTTGAAAGAGATCGCCCGGATCACGGGCGGCACCTACCACCACGCCTCCAGTGCCCGGGCCCTGCGGGAGATCTACCGGAGGCTCGCCCGGGTCGTCGGGTGGGAGCAGCGACCCACGGAGGTCACGGGACTCGTTGCCCTGGTGGGCACGGTCCTGTTGGCGGCCGCCGTGGCCACGTCCGCCCGGGTCTGGCGCCTGGAGCGCTAG
- a CDS encoding L-threonylcarbamoyladenylate synthase has protein sequence MARVVPATPETIGEAARILRRGGLVAFPTETVYGLGANALDPVAVARVFEVKRRPAFDPLIVHVCDRTMLEEVVLEIPPLAQVLIRRFWPGPLTLVLRRRPKLPGIVTAGLDTVAVREPSHPVALELIRCAETPVAAPSANPFGRLSPTRAEHVARHLGEEVDLILDAGPTPHGIESTIVSVLGETPQVLRVGAVPVEELEAVLGPVEVATSARRPQAPGQLPSHYAPRTHLSVARAEEVPVSARPRSAYLAFQRPPEDGFAAVRVLSPRGDLREAAARLFDLLHELDGLGLERIYAEPVPETGLGRAIMDRLRRASAAEG, from the coding sequence ATGGCGCGCGTGGTTCCCGCAACCCCGGAAACCATCGGGGAGGCCGCCCGGATCCTGCGGCGCGGGGGGCTCGTGGCGTTCCCCACGGAGACGGTGTACGGGCTCGGGGCCAACGCCCTGGATCCCGTGGCCGTGGCCCGCGTCTTCGAGGTAAAGCGGCGCCCCGCCTTCGATCCCCTGATCGTGCACGTGTGCGATCGGACCATGCTGGAGGAGGTGGTCCTGGAGATCCCGCCCCTCGCCCAGGTCCTGATCCGCCGGTTCTGGCCCGGCCCCCTCACCCTCGTGCTGCGCCGACGGCCTAAGCTCCCCGGGATCGTGACGGCGGGCCTCGACACCGTGGCGGTGCGCGAACCCTCCCATCCCGTGGCCCTGGAACTCATCCGGTGCGCCGAAACCCCCGTAGCCGCTCCCAGCGCCAACCCCTTCGGCCGGCTGAGCCCCACGCGGGCGGAGCACGTGGCGAGGCACCTGGGGGAAGAGGTGGATCTCATCCTCGACGCGGGCCCCACTCCCCACGGGATTGAGTCCACCATCGTCTCCGTCCTGGGGGAGACTCCTCAGGTTCTGCGGGTGGGCGCGGTCCCCGTGGAGGAACTGGAGGCGGTGCTGGGACCCGTGGAGGTGGCCACCTCGGCCCGCCGACCTCAGGCACCGGGCCAGCTCCCTTCCCATTACGCCCCGCGCACGCACCTCTCTGTCGCCCGGGCGGAGGAGGTCCCCGTTTCCGCCCGCCCCCGGAGCGCCTACCTCGCCTTCCAACGGCCCCCGGAGGACGGTTTCGCCGCGGTCCGGGTGCTCTCCCCTCGGGGGGATCTGCGGGAGGCGGCCGCGCGCCTGTTCGACCTGCTCCACGAGCTGGACGGCCTGGGACTGGAACGGATCTACGCGGAGCCCGTTCCGGAGACGGGTCTAGGCCGGGCCATCATGGACCGGTTGCGCCGGGCCTCCGCGGCCGAGGGGTGA
- a CDS encoding pyridoxamine 5'-phosphate oxidase family protein: MRLRKRLLRFLERERICRVATCDEEGMPHVVPVCHVVHQGRIYFASDAHSRKIHNLRQNPHAAITVDLYTEDWSRLAGILVQGTTRIIERGPEFRSIRKLLYGKYPQYPEEAALEEGESVIVELTPTHVTSWGLEG, translated from the coding sequence ATGCGTCTACGCAAGCGGTTGCTGCGGTTTCTGGAGCGGGAGCGGATCTGCCGGGTGGCCACCTGTGATGAGGAGGGGATGCCCCACGTGGTGCCCGTGTGCCACGTGGTCCACCAGGGCCGGATTTACTTCGCTTCGGATGCCCACTCCCGGAAGATCCACAACCTGCGCCAGAACCCGCACGCCGCAATAACCGTGGACCTCTACACGGAGGACTGGAGTCGGCTCGCGGGGATCCTGGTCCAGGGAACGACCCGGATCATCGAGCGGGGTCCAGAGTTCCGCTCGATCCGCAAGTTGCTGTACGGGAAGTACCCGCAGTATCCGGAAGAGGCGGCCCTGGAAGAGGGGGAGTCCGTGATCGTGGAACTCACGCCCACGCACGTGACCTCTTGGGGGCTGGAGGGATAA
- a CDS encoding rhomboid family intramembrane serine protease: MYGRALPGDCPVTWTVILLNLLTFFLDFLGLAVPFALAFDTLSPLARPWTLLTYPLFGGGSIVGVLLSAYVFWLLGGSLERAWGTRDYLLFLGLTTLATALGVWVGAVLLRRVAVLAGLWMPVAATTVAWAALNPYERLLVYFAVPVEGRWLGLLAAVLVFFSFRFPLGIFALAGCGAAWWYARSGRYATNPLAAYRRWRRRREFRRLWDEDR, encoded by the coding sequence GTGTACGGACGTGCGCTCCCCGGGGACTGCCCCGTCACTTGGACGGTCATCCTCTTAAACCTCCTCACCTTCTTCCTCGACTTTCTGGGTCTGGCTGTCCCCTTCGCCCTCGCCTTCGACACCCTCTCCCCCCTAGCCCGTCCGTGGACTCTCCTCACGTATCCCCTGTTCGGCGGGGGGTCCATCGTGGGGGTGCTCCTGAGCGCCTATGTGTTCTGGCTGCTGGGGGGGAGCCTCGAGCGCGCGTGGGGAACCCGGGACTACCTCCTCTTCCTGGGGCTCACCACCCTCGCCACGGCCCTGGGGGTGTGGGTCGGTGCGGTCCTCCTCAGACGGGTGGCGGTGCTCGCGGGCCTGTGGATGCCCGTGGCCGCGACCACGGTGGCGTGGGCGGCCCTGAACCCCTACGAGCGGCTCCTGGTGTACTTCGCCGTTCCGGTGGAGGGGCGGTGGCTGGGCCTTCTGGCGGCGGTCCTGGTCTTCTTCTCCTTCCGGTTCCCCCTGGGGATCTTTGCCCTCGCAGGGTGCGGGGCCGCGTGGTGGTATGCCCGGAGCGGCCGGTATGCCACGAACCCCCTCGCGGCCTACCGCCGGTGGCGCCGCCGGCGGGAGTTCCGGCGACTGTGGGACGAGGACCGATAA
- a CDS encoding FAD/NAD(P)-binding oxidoreductase, with protein sequence MARYRYLIVGGGMTADAAVRGIRELDPDGSVGIVSREPHPPYNRPPLSKGLWKGGSLDRIWRRTEELGVALHLGRTLRRLDPAAKQATDDAGEVYTFEKLLLATGGDPRRLRTDGIVYFRTLDDYLTLRRLAGERDRFVVIGGGFIGSEIAAALAMNGKRVTVTFLEEGIGGRLFPPGLARFLNDYYRERGVEVIPGQGVAAVERIGERSVVHTDGGHRVEADGVIAGLGIRPNTELAEDAGLPVEDGILVDERLRAGHPDVYAAGDVARFYNPALGTRIRVEHEDNANTQGLLAGRNMAGAGEAYTHLPFFYSDLFDLGYEAVGELDPRREVVEDWKEPYREGVVYYLDRGRVRGVLLWNVWGQVEAARALIAEPGPHSPRTLKGRLPS encoded by the coding sequence ATGGCGCGCTACCGCTATCTCATCGTGGGCGGGGGGATGACCGCGGACGCCGCGGTGCGGGGGATCCGGGAGCTGGATCCGGATGGAAGCGTGGGGATCGTGAGCCGGGAACCCCATCCGCCGTACAACCGTCCACCCCTCTCCAAGGGGCTGTGGAAAGGCGGGTCTCTGGACCGCATCTGGCGCCGTACGGAGGAGCTGGGCGTGGCCCTGCACCTGGGCCGCACCCTCCGGAGGTTGGATCCTGCGGCCAAGCAGGCCACGGACGACGCGGGTGAGGTGTACACCTTCGAGAAGCTGCTGCTGGCCACGGGTGGGGATCCCCGGCGGCTGCGCACGGACGGGATCGTGTACTTCCGGACCCTCGACGACTACCTCACCCTGCGCCGGCTCGCTGGGGAGCGAGACCGGTTCGTGGTGATCGGCGGCGGGTTCATCGGGTCGGAGATCGCCGCGGCCCTGGCGATGAACGGCAAACGGGTCACCGTGACCTTCCTGGAGGAAGGGATCGGTGGCCGGTTGTTCCCGCCCGGGCTTGCACGCTTCCTGAACGACTACTACCGGGAACGCGGGGTGGAAGTGATCCCGGGGCAGGGGGTGGCGGCCGTGGAGCGGATCGGGGAGCGATCGGTGGTGCACACGGACGGCGGCCACCGGGTGGAGGCGGATGGGGTGATCGCAGGACTCGGGATCCGGCCCAATACGGAGCTCGCGGAAGATGCGGGCCTTCCCGTGGAAGACGGGATTCTCGTGGACGAGCGGCTCCGGGCGGGCCACCCGGATGTGTACGCGGCGGGAGACGTGGCCCGCTTTTACAACCCGGCCCTGGGGACACGGATCCGGGTGGAGCACGAGGACAACGCCAACACCCAGGGACTCCTCGCGGGCCGCAACATGGCCGGAGCCGGGGAAGCTTACACCCACCTCCCCTTCTTCTACTCGGACCTCTTTGACCTCGGCTACGAGGCCGTGGGCGAGCTGGATCCGCGGCGGGAGGTCGTGGAGGACTGGAAGGAGCCGTACCGGGAAGGCGTGGTGTACTACCTGGACCGGGGCCGGGTGCGCGGGGTGCTCCTGTGGAACGTGTGGGGGCAGGTGGAAGCCGCCCGGGCCCTCATCGCGGAACCAGGACCCCATTCCCCGCGAACCCTCAAGGGGCGGTTGCCGAGCTGA